From Carya illinoinensis cultivar Pawnee chromosome 5, C.illinoinensisPawnee_v1, whole genome shotgun sequence, one genomic window encodes:
- the LOC122311585 gene encoding protein DOWNY MILDEW RESISTANCE 6-like: MDQRQSFQMANSAIPLSLTSKFILPEDKRPQLAQISSLASVPVIDLNDNGNKNGHYLLVQKISQACEDYGFFQIINHGVPQEVCDRMMSAITDFFELPPEERAEFVTEDHTKQVKVFHYNLKVEGQEKVSMWSETFSHPWHRGEDLAHLLPKNPPKYREAFGEYAKEVRTLITSLFSLISEALGLEKDFLQKRLGDPPTLRTQANYYPPCPNPDLTLGLAIHTDPQALTVVQQSAGVTGLQVLKDGEWVAVDPIPNAFVINLGDQMQVLSNGRFKSVHHRAVTNKTQLRVSSAMFYAPNLDTVIGPIEDLIDEVEHPPIYRSYRYAEFLQEWFRQEGKRRMVKELFQLPK; the protein is encoded by the exons ATGGATCAGAGGCAATCCTTTCAAATGGCTAATTCAGCCATACCTCTTTCACTTACCTCAAAGTTCATCCTCCCAGAAGACAAAAGACCACAACTTGCACAGATATCCTCCCTGGCCTCGGTTCCTGTCATTGACTTGAATGACAATGGCAACAAAAATGGTCATTACCTCTTGGTTCAGAAGATATCACAGGCTTGTGAGGACTACGGCTTCTTTCAAATCATCAACCACGGTGTCCCTCAAGAAGTATGTGACAGAATGATGTCTGCCATAACCGACTTCTTCGAACTGCCTCCAGAAGAAAGAGCAGAATTTGTCACGGAAGATCATACGAAGCAGGTAAAAGTTTTCCATTATAACCTTAAGGTTGAAGGCCAGGAGAAAGTCTCAATGTGGAGTGAAACTTTCTCTCATCCTTGGCATCGGGGGGAGGATTTAGCCCATCTCTTGCCAAAAAACCCACCAAAATACCG CGAGGCTTTTGGCGAATATGCAAAGGAGGTTCGTACCTTGATCACTAGTCTTTTCAGCTTGATTTCCGAAGCCCTTGGGTTGGAGAAAGATTTCTTGCAAAAAAGACTGGGGGACCCGCCTACACTAAGAACACAAGCTAATTATTATCCACCATGTCCGAATCCTGACCTGACATTGGGTCTGGCTATTCACACTGATCCCCAAGCGCTCACGGTGGTCCAACAATCAGCAGGAGTGACTGGCCTCCAAGTCTTAAAAGATGGGGAATGGGTAGCAGTTGACCCCATTCCAAATGCATTTGTCATCAATCTGGGTGACCAGATGCAG GTTCTGAGCAATGGAAGATTTAAGAGTGTGCACCACAGGGCCGTAACCAACAAAACACAGCTACGAGTGTCTTCCGCAATGTTTTACGCGCCGAATCTGGACACTGTGATTGGTCCAATTGAGGATTTGATCGACGAGGTGGAACATCCTCCAATTTACCGCAGCTATCGTTATGCAGAGTTTCTCCAGGAATGGTTCAGGCAAGAAGGCAAAAGGCGGATGGTGAAGGAACTCTTCCAGTTACCGAAATAG